In Penaeus vannamei isolate JL-2024 chromosome 15, ASM4276789v1, whole genome shotgun sequence, the following are encoded in one genomic region:
- the LOC113804285 gene encoding rhodanese domain-containing protein CG4456-like, whose protein sequence is MTDIDYEELSQKAAELLLVDVRLREEVREQGQLPGSHVLPVQELEEALGMSEADFEKKYGFAKIDPENERLVITCRSGRRVGIADETLKAKGFSKHRLYRGSFLDWTAKGGQVEKPGNPFEPKE, encoded by the exons ATGACAG ACATCGACTACGAGGAGCTGTCCCAGAAGGCGGCGGAGCTGCTGCTGGTGGACGTGCGGCTGCGGGAGGAGGTGCGGGAGCAAGGCCAGCTGCCCGGCTCGCACGTGCTGCCTG tcCAAGAACTGGAGGAAGCCCTGGGCATGAGTGAGGCGGACTTCGAGAAGAAATACGGCTTCGCGAAGATCGACCCTGAGAACGAGAGGCTGGTCATCACCTGCAGGTCGGGAAGGAGGGTGGGCATCGCGGACGAGACGCTCAAGGCCAAGGGGTTCTCCAAACACAG ACTGTACCGCGGCTCCTTCTTGGATTGGACGGCGAAGGGGGGTCAGGTGGAGAAGCCGGGAAATCCCTTTGAACCGAAAGAGTAA
- the LOC113804291 gene encoding uncharacterized protein, which yields MRGAALDRPRNPYGMRARDSSGNYGDMTGPFHMSMQGQSAAAPPSFSSLPPSNGGGYSYGASSSPSLPPPPPSNGGGYSYGAPPPPPSLPSPSPPVSSNGRDYSYGAQDLQAAAPAAEDPIAALAANIPGGGVPGEDYPILASVPDTGFSCEEQQFPGYYADTAPEAGCQVFHICQFDGRQDAFLCPNGTLFNQQYFVCDWWFNVDCAASAQFRSLNADIGKIPEEDNLNMAYNSPRMQYGFPL from the coding sequence ATGCGCGGCGCCGCCCTGGACCGCCCTCGGAACCCCTACGGTATGAGGGCGAGGGATTCCAGCGGTAACTACGGCGACATGACTGGCCCCTTCCACATGTCCATGCAGGGCCAAAGCGCCGccgctcctccttctttctcttctcttcctccttccaacgGCGGCGGCTATTCCTACGgcgcctcttcttctccttctctccctcctcctcctccttctaacggTGGCGGCTACTCCTACggggcccctcctcctcctccttctctcccttctccttcacctccggTTTCTTCTAACGGAAGAGACTACTCGTACGGCGCCCAGGACCTCCAGGCGGCCGCCCCTGCAGCAGAGGACCCCATCGCCGCCCTGGCAGCCAACATCCCCGGCGGAGGCGTCCCTGGCGAGGACTACCCCATCCTGGCCTCCGTCCCCGACACCGGATTCTCCTGCGAGGAACAACAATTCCCAGGCTACTACGCTGACACCGCCCCGGAGGCCGGCTGCCAAGTCTTCCACATCTGCCAGTTCGACGGCCGCCAGGACGCCTTCCTGTGCCCCAACGGCACCCTCTTCAACCAGCAGTACTTCGTGTGCGACTGGTGGTTCAACGTGGACTGCGCTGCGTCCGCACAGTTCCGAAGTCTCAACGCCGACATCGGCAAGATCCCCGAAGAAGATAACCTCAACATGGCGTACAACAGCCCCAGAATGCAATACGGTTTCCCTCTATAG